AACTGGAAAATATCGTTTTGAAGTAGAGAGATTTTGCTGAcatttgaaactgtaataaatCTTGGatatacatttaatttttccactattcttttttctgtgtgtacaaaaattctatttaatttaccTGGAGTGACAATCTACCACCATTTTTACTGGGAGTAGGAGGGCCAGGTCTTTTATAAGAAgtctataattaaaaacagtAGACAAATACAATACAATGGACTAAACATTTAAACAAACACATAATCattaaaagaacaaaaaacttACCTGTGTTCTGTCTTTCTTTTTGACCTTCTGCCCTGGAAGAAGACTTTGACTGAGACTGTCATTGAAAGTTTCGTCATTTGTTGGACCACTCTGcagcaaaattaaaattaatcatgtCTTGTTCTTTTCAAAATGTCTTAAATTGTCtatgataaataaagtaaaaaaccTGGTGCCTGATTAGGagactagtactcgatcactccatgtaaAAGTTAGTAATTATAgacatacaaatacatgagtgatcaggtactagttccctgatcaagTACTAGTTCCTTGATCGGGTACCAGTTCGACGATCAGGTACTAGTTCCTTCATTGGGTACTAATTCCCTGATCAAGTACTAGTTCCTTGATCAAGAACTAGGTCTCTTATctcatgataaaaatatttaccttgATATCTTCTTCAGTGATAGCAAACGGATGGAAATGTGTTTCAACAGCATAAGCAGATCTAAGATGTGGACGACACAGTGAATTTCGCATACGTAATTCTGACAATCGATCAAAATCAGGACCTGGTTCAGCAGTACGGAATTTGCCTTCTTTCAAGTCTGTTAAAAAGTCATTATTAAAGACTTCGCCTTCTTCATCCTCAACACTAAAAGCATTTCCCATAGCTTGGATACTCTTAACACTGTGTCTTCGAGTGGTAGTTGTCTCTTCCTCAATAAGTTGAACTGCTCGGAAACTTTGTCTTGGCGCATCCGACCGTTCATAAGTAAAATCTCTATCTAAACTTGACGAATTAACTTGACTGTGAGCTAGAGCAAGTGATTGATTAGCTTCTTGCATCGCAGActggtattttttttgtatctcacgAAGACGTTGTTGGGCCGTTTCTTTTTCTTGTTGCTCTGCTAAAAGTTTTTCACCGACGTTCCAAAACTGTGATGACAATTCACTGACGTGCGCTTTGTATCTGGCGATATCCTCAGAGTATTTTTTGCACTGCTGTTCCATTTTGGTCTTCATTGCCGCTACTTTTTCTGCCATCGCTTGGTCCTGCTCAACTTGAAGTTTACTGATCTGTTCATTGTACGCTACcttcattttttgtttcaatttttcaagttttaatCCATACTCGTTATGAACTTCTTTCAATTTACTGTCAAAGTCATCGTCCTTTAATTTATTCTCCAATTCTTCTTTCTCTTTATCAAGACTTTCAATTCGTTTTTCCAATTGTTCAATTAATACTGTCAGACGTTCGACTTCTGAATTTTTATCTGAAGAAGACGAAGATACCTcggctttaatttttttattttcactcctCAACTCgtcgatatttttttccatcttaGCGTTTCTTACCCGAGCTGCGTCCAATTTTTCTTTGATATCTTTTTTCtctttcgttattttttccagCTGTGCCTGTAACTTTTCCTCAGCACTGGGCTCGCGTTTTACGGCACCCGATTTCATATTCGCTTCATAAGTCATCGACGCGTTTACAAACTCATTGATTTTCTTTTGTACGACATCCAAGTCTTTGCATATTGACtcatttttttcgatctcTCCTTCCAAAGTCAGTTTTTCATCTGCCAAAGTATCAGCAGATTCATTAAATTCCCTTTTGATCACAGAGACATCAATTTCACTGAGTTTTTCTTCAACCCACGAGGAAACCCGGCAGAGAACTTTTATCAAAGGCTTTGAAGTCTGAGACTGACGGTCACTAATAtcctttaataatttttctaactcCTGTTTCTGCGCCTCAAGATATTTCAATTCATCACAAGCTGAAttgttttcattaaaaatatacttgacTTTATTTAACGCGTCGACGTACGACCCCTGAGTACTCAAAAGATTTTCTTCTAAATTATCACGACTACTTATTACCTTATCAAGTACATTCTGTAAGTTCTTTTTCTCTCGAACCAGCCGAGATAAATATTcgctacgattttttttttcagtcgcCATGATGTCTAGTTGTTCTGATAACTGCTCAGTATTTTCTTTCGTCGCCTTGACAGCAGCTTCAGAtgtctctatttttttttcaagattttttttcaaactctcATGATCTTCTTGCaatgttttcatttcattatttactgcatttaatttaaattcaagttCTTCTACCACTTtaagatttttatcattagAATTTTTCAGAGCCTCGCATTCATCAGACTTTTCTTTATTCTggattttttgttcattaatttCTAATTCAAGAGTTCCTTTGAGTTTAGCGAATTCCATTTTCACTGCATCTAGTTCTGCAGATCTGTCAGCAAGAGCTTTCGACTGCGCATCTAGTACAGCTTCTTGACTAGCTCTTACTTCCTGTAAATTGACAATTACTTCTTTCATCTTTAACTCCGATTCTATTTTTTCCTTAGTCACCTGCTCTAATTTTGAATTGAGGACAGCGAGTGATTCTTCCtggatttttttatccaatttAAGAGTCTCGCATGTATTCTGCATAGACAAAAGTTTTTTCTCTACAGAATTGAGGAGTTCATTAGAAGCGACCTCGCGTTCTTGACAGCCGGTTACCGTTCGTTCGTTAATCTGTTTAAGTTCTTCAATCTGTAGTTCCATAGTTTTGGTCTCTTCTTTCCGACTTTCTAATTCCTTATTAATGtcatctaatttatttttcagtaaattACGTTCAGTTGTGATGTCTAGTAATCTGTTATCTTGATCGGAAATTTTAGAATTCGTACCGGCAAGCTCGGCAATTAAGTCCTCACACTGAGACTTTAAttcctgaattttttcttGGGCAGCTGAAGATTTTTTCTCGTCTAATTTTATCAAGTCATCAAGTCTAAGTTGCAATTTGTCTTTTTCGtccatacaaataataatatttttttgttcctgaACAAGTTGACTCTGAAGCTCTTCTCGGAGTTCATTTAATTCACATATTTTTGTTTCCGCACTTGACAGAGCCGACTCCTTGGAATTCAATTTAGTTTCTACTTCTGATATTTTGATGTTTAATAActcaatatttgaatttttatcttcaacttccttatttaattttatcaattcacTCTTCTGTTGCTCCAAAGTGTCTTGTAGCTGTTGCTTTTCTTCTAAATACGTCGCATTAATATTTTCtaactgtaaaaatttattgttcattaaTTCTATTGTCGATTGCCTGCTTTCCAGTTCGTCATTTAATTTCATCAATTCACTCTTCTGTTGCTCTACagaattttctaataatttctTATCTTCCAAGTGCGCTGCGATGACATCTTCCAGAtgtgaaaatttatcgttCATTGACTctatagttaattttttatctccaaGTTCTGTGTTTAATTTCATCAGTTCACTATTCCGTTGCTCCAAAGTGTCTTGTAGCTGCTGCTTTTCTTCTGAATACGTCGcattaatattttctaattgtaaaaatttattgttcattaaTTCTATTTTCGATTGTCTGCTTTCCAGTTcctcatttaattttactaattcCCCCTTCTGTTGCTCTACagaattttctaataatttctTATCTTCCAAGTGAGTTGCGATGGCATCTTCCAGTtgtgaaaatttatcgttCATTGACtctattgttaattttttatctccaaGTTCTTCGTTTAATTTCATCAATTCACTCTTTTGTTGCTCCAAAATATCTTGTAGTTGTTGTTTCTCTTTCAAATATATCGCATTTATATCTTCGACTTGTGAAAGTTTGTCGTTCATTGATTctatagttaattttttatctccaagttcctcatttaatttaatcaattcaCTCTTCTGTTGCACCAAAGTGTCTTGCAGCTGCTGCTTTTCTTCTAAATACGTCGcattaatattttctaattGTAAAAAGTTATTGTTCATTAATTCTATTGTCGATTGTCTGCGTTCCAGTTCCTCATTTAATTTCATCAACTCACTCTTCTGTTGCTCTACagaattttctaataattttttatcttccacGTGCGTTGCGATGACATCTTCCagttgagaaaatttattgttcattaaTTCTATTGTTGATTGTCTGTCTTCAAGCtccatatttaaatttatcaattcatTTCTCTGTTGCTCAATGTCCTCTTCAAGTTGATGTTTTTCTTCTAAATATTTAGCAATAGTATCTCTCGATTCTGATAACACGATATTCAAAGAATCCAAAGccaagtttttattctcaATTTCCTTATTCAAGTCAACGACATTACAATTAAGCTGCTCAACAATCTCTTCAAGTTGTTTCTTTTCCTCTGAATTAGACGTAACAACACTTtctaattgtaaaattttactgTTCATTAAATCAATCGATGAATTCTTAGCATCAACttcaatattcaaatttactaaGTCATTTTTCAAAGCATGCATTGATTTTTCCAGTGATTCTTTTTCACAGGAAAttatcgaaatatttttttctaagtctGATAACTTATCACTCATTGAATCAATCAGTAGATTTTTATCGCCGAGTTCTTctgtcattttaattaaatccctACTTTGTTGTTCGCCGATTTCGCAAAGATTTTGCTTCTCTTGaagatgaatttttattgaattttccaACTGTGTCAACTTGGCATTCAATGAATCgattgttgaatttttattagcgAGTTGATCATTCAATTTAATCGAATCCCTATTAGACCTGTCGATAATTTCTTCAAGCTGTCGCTTATCTTCCGAATGCTTGTCAATAATCTTTTCCAGATCCAATATCTTGGCTTCCAGTGAATctattgttgaatttttagCTTCTAAATCTCGATTTAATCTACGAGTGTCTTCATTTGTatctacaattatttttttaagctccCGTTTTTCCTCAGAGTACATGACAATCGTCTGCTCTAATTGCAACAGTGTAGAATTTAGTGaatcgataattaaatttttgttgtcaagttcatcttttaatttaatcaaattttctttctGATACTCAATAGCGTCTTCGAGTTGTTGCTGGTCctctgaatattttttaacagattttttaaGCTCAGAAATTTCTAATTCCAATAACTCAATAGTCGAACTTTTATCCTCAACTATTTCATTCACTTGAACTAAATCTTGTTTTTGTTGGCTGATAATTTCTTCAAGCTGCAGtttaacttcagaatcattttcggatatttttttaaattcctctaatttattattcaaggAATCAATTATTGAATTCGTGTCATCAAGATctctattaaatttatctagaTCATTAGCCTGCTGTTCAATAGTATGTTCAAGTTCTTGTTTATTTTCCAAGTACCTCGTGATGTCTTCTTCCATATTTAGTAACTTGGCATTCAATGAATCTACAGCcagttttttatcatcaagttttttatttaattcaaatatttcttCGGTTTTTTGTGTTACTGTTTCTTCAAGCTGTCGCTTTTCATCagaataatttacaattttatcatCTAACTGAGTTACTTTGGTATTTAGTGAATCtacaattgaatttttgttgtCCAACTCTTGGTTCAAGTTCTTCAGCTCCTCATTCAGCTGACTGACGGTCTCCTCAAGCTGACATTTATCTTTTAAGTacgaatttatattttcttctaAATTACGAATTTTCTGCTCTGAATCTTCAGTCAACTCCTGGTATTTTTTAGCTTCGATACTCAAAGAATTCTTTAAGCTGTCAATTTTACTATCAGCTGTACTCAACTGCATCACCAAAACTTCTTTTGTGGTGACGGTTTGAGCCAAAGTATCTTCTGCTGTAaccaatgatatttttaatttatttaattcttctGCGATAGAAGAAATATGAGATTCCAATTTAAGTTTCGTTTCTTCAGTCTCTTTCAATGTAATTTCTTTAGCACTTATATCTTTTTTGTGTTTTTCTAGTTCGTCttgcagattttttttctccatatcCAATATATTTATCTGACACTGACGTTTTTCTAATCTATCCTCCGTAATTTCTAGCGCCATTTTGATTTCGTCTAGACTCGATACTTTTTCATTTAGCAAATCGTTGAGAgatttaaattcttgacacTCCTGCAAAGCCTCATCTAATTTACGCTGGATACTAGATAATTCATCCTTCAGTCTGGCAGATTCTTCATTCGCTTCTTTTAGTTGAATGTCAATAATAGAACTGGCAGCTTCACTGACGTTCAGTCCAGGAGATGGTGATCTTGCACGACGGACGTTGTCCATTTCAAAACTCTGATCAGCATCTGTTGAGTATCGTTGCATATCTTTGATATGACCACGTAGTTCTTCATTTTGCATCCTTAAGTCTAACAACTCATTAGTCTTTACTTCTAATTGTATAGACAAAGATTCCATTCCTCGTTCAAATTCTTCCGCCTTTTCTTTCAAAGTTGCATTGAGTCGATCCTTTGATGCCAAACgacgttttaaattttcatgctCTTCTTCAACTTGATTTAACTCTGCCTGTAGTTTCATGTTATAgttttccaaattttcaatttctttttttaaatagtcttcgacattttgattatttttattttttctcacagACTGTGGAGTTTTTGGACTTGCGTATTCAATTCTCAGTGTTTTCAATTCTTCtgttttttttgtcaactgtttttgtaagtttttaaCTTTATCTTCTAGAGTTTTAATGTCTCCTTGTAGATcaactttttcaaataactcAGTTTCCAGCTGAGCTTTCAAGAGTCTCAATTCACGATTACGTTCATTCAACATTTTGTGGCGGTAAGCTGACTGCGCTGCTGGAGatgttaaataactttttaacggaCGATCTTTCGGTGTCTTTGGAGGTGTTTTGAGAATCGTATCTCCTAATTCCATTATACTTTCGTGAACTGTTTCAAATGTTAATCCTTTACCATGGGGTAAAAGtagttctaaaaatttttttatcatcacttGCGAATCATTTTTTAACGAGTACATGGGTCTATGAAAAGCTATTTTTTGTGAGGCACTCAATAACAAGAgagacattttataaatatgatcAGATGCATTATCGTcgtcatcatttttattaattataaaatctgGATATTcttcttcaataaattttgatatttcatAACAAGAAtctggatttttttctttgacatcaagtttcctacaaaatatgcattaattattaatttcataaatataatcaataacaaaattaaagaTCATATCcatgatttaaatatatatatatgacattaACAGGAACGTGATCAgtaataaaatgtttattctTTTACACATTTGTTGCACGTGTGTTGTTATTGTCCACATACTCGGTAACCCTTTAAATGATACCGCGCAttgtttcattttataattttatgttaaaaaattttgatgattaaattctgatcaatttatttatgtttgttatctattaattttaattttgcaaTCCAGGTTTGGTCTGATTTGGGTGTCGACCCCAGGTGAGGTCTGGTcgcaaattattaaatttggagAAAAGAATTACTTGGCAGTGTTACAATTCTACTCACATCGTCTCTACTCAAGAAAAGTagctacaactctactcactcacaactttactaagcctcaactctactcacacTTTTTCTTTACTCAGGCTTAACTTTACTcagctacaactctactcacgTATTTTAGCCTATCGATAAAATAGCAATTCTTTGTGCATAGAGTTGAAGCTGAGTAAAGATATAACTGAGTAGAGTTAAACCTGAGTAAAGAAAAactgtgagtagagttgaggcTGAGTAAAGTTGTGAGTAGAATTGTAACAGGGCCAATTACTTGAGATgttgaatttcaaattcatttaaaatacatatagacatgatattttattaaaagaaatcgTAAGCAAAAGCAGTCCTTAGCTCCTTCAGGTCTCACCCTGGACTAACTTGTCTGAGtactaattttatataattacaataGTAAAGATTGTCACCATTGCATCTCAGGTTACCCTAATGAACGTCACCGAGACTCATGTCTCATGCTGTCATTGGTTTAGACTCGGAAGTATTGATGGCGTTCGCAGAAGTCACTTATCTGCTTTGagttacgatttttatttttcagcaaAGCAACCAAAGTCgcatacatttaaaataatgtaataatttcacgaaataattaatataaattggtATTGCATACAAACATTGGATAATTCTGCACTAGTTATAACGTGTGTTTATTTTCTAGATGCCTGATGAAGGTCAAATAATTGACCGAAATcttgcaaaaataaaaacgtgctaaagaataaacatttaattactGTCGACGTTCCTGTTAAtgtcatatataataaaataacacttCAAAATAACGATAGTATTGAAAATAGGAGacatcaagaaatttttgttatttttgtaGACAAATTACTTGTaagtaaaagttaatttttaaaagatgcactaaaatatttttatggtttttgaTACGCAgtctttaagtattttattcgtttattaaaaagaaataaatttttaatgtctgctactttcagtatcataaaaaacgTACAATTGTTTAATGATTTTGCCATAGACAGCTGAATTGTCTTGCAGTTGTTGAATGTCTGACAGCTGGGTTTCATTgagatttaaacaattaatctgtaatttttatacataattaaataaatatatttgaacatgataaaataaatagacgCCGTCAGTACACatgtagataatttaatttttttaaagttcttaCCCATTCTACTATTATTGTACTCCAGTGttccatttttaataataataacttaaataactttcaataaataaatacaattacaattaatataaaaatatatataatttaaacagttaaaaatttaaaaacgttAGACATTACACTACTGATTTATATTCTCGTCTGTGCAGTGCACCTTGACGTTAGACTCTGATTTTTCGGTTATACAccggtaacttttttttaaatttctaacctcagttgaaattttaatcaagTTTTTTCCCTAAGCTTGCTACTCATCTCTTTTACTCCTTTGTGCTAAAACATGTTAAACttgttattgaataaaaataagagtGAGATAAAAGAAATCGTAACGTATAAAGTTGAAATTTATAGTTCAGTAGTTGAGCGCTGTCTGATGATTTAGTATAATGACCAGCAGCTGATGAAATTATTTAGCGcttaagaaaattcaaatttactcgTGCGACCGCGACCGGAAAAAGTTGACgcggaatattttttttttttttttttttaattaaactataCGCCAATTAATTGCTTTTTAAATCCCAAGTAGCAGACTTGGCTGTGATATTTATGATAGAAGTTTTGAGGCTGTTTTTAGTCTTATCAAAGCATCAATATGTTGACAAAAGTATCATTGAATTTAtgtcattgaaaaaatatctgctGAAAAGACTTGATACCTCtgacgacaaaaagtaaattacaaataagtcatctaaagattttttaaattaaaatgactttttttaagaCGGAAAAAAGAAGACAAATTTCCTATGACTTCTAGGACCCACATCTGTAtgtcttatttatataaaaaaacgacgttgagacaaaaaatatgatttatcttgtccttttaaaagacaaCTTAAAGTTGTCACTGTGTTACTTGGGATGCGCTTCCAGAATCTGCAAACAATAGTAAAGTTAGaggacatctgacaatttttaaaactttgaaataataaattaaaatgttgatagaataaaaataaaaaaatgcatgtttagacaattcaaaattcagtacatgcatttcttaaaatttttgttacgttaattatttaatttttttgtatgtgaaaaaaaaattgtcgtatgtttactacatttacactcataatCTAAAATTGTTCCATATGAGCGTGAATTCGGCTgacaattgtcaattttttaaatttttgaataaacaaataaaattaaaaaagaacgaaatttaaaaatgagtacttaaataattcaaaaatcattacgcgcatttttttaaatttctttatttaaaatttacaaattgtctcatgtctgctacattcacactcatttgtACCACAACTacaataattagttaattaataattaattttggaataaTTTACTAACCTAAATTAATTCTGctacaaaacaaaaaatatccacTTTTTatcaaagtttttttatgagtgtgaatgtagcagatatcagacaaattcaaaaatatgaataaataaagtaaataatttaaaaaataatatttataaaaaatgaacttattaattttaaaattttttaaatgcgcattttttttaaatttaattttatcaataatttactctattcattgacaattaaaaatttttctgatgtctgctacacttacactcagttttttttcttaaaaaatttctctcgATTTTCTTTATCTATTacgcgaaaaaaatttctatttctgcaataattttagtaattaatttttaaaaaatgttaattgcTGGCTCATAACTTTACCAATTGTCGTTGATCTAATGAAAGTCACGTATTTATGATTCGTCATTGCGACAATTTTATGTTCACCataatgtcaaattttttccagttactcgtttttaaaatatacctCCAttcattgttaataaaattctgTTATAATTACAAgcgtataaatatttatgatacttaattattaattaactcatTTATTAAAGcaaatactttaattttaaggaaaaaaattaagtatattttaaaaaatagtttttattatggATGTGATGGCGCTGCACACAATAGTTTAATGTTGGCTATCTTCAGAGCACCAATCAAGTATTGAACAGAACATGACTTCAGGTTTCTCAATACCTCTCTTTCTTTCTTGTTCGTGATCGCGCAACAGTAACGACCACAATGGCTGACGTaagtatttttcttattttttattaattaatctcaTGATAATTTAGcaatctattaaaaaattaacttctcattattcaaattattttcttacataattaaaatatttttttttactattatttttcaaaattttaaaagtaatattcccagtactatttatttaaaaaatttattttatttattccagGGTGAAGAAACTTTGAAGAAGAAGAGGACCTTCAGGAAGTTCACCTTCCGAGGAGTTGATCTTGACCAACTCCTGGATATGCCCAA
This sequence is a window from Microplitis mediator isolate UGA2020A chromosome 3, iyMicMedi2.1, whole genome shotgun sequence. Protein-coding genes within it:
- the LOC130666167 gene encoding repetitive organellar protein-like isoform X1, giving the protein MEHWSTIIVEWINCLNLNETQLSDIQQLQDNSAVYGKIIKQLKLDVKEKNPDSCYEISKFIEEEYPDFIINKNDDDDNASDHIYKMSLLLLSASQKIAFHRPMYSLKNDSQVMIKKFLELLLPHGKGLTFETVHESIMELGDTILKTPPKTPKDRPLKSYLTSPAAQSAYRHKMLNERNRELRLLKAQLETELFEKVDLQGDIKTLEDKVKNLQKQLTKKTEELKTLRIEYASPKTPQSVRKNKNNQNVEDYLKKEIENLENYNMKLQAELNQVEEEHENLKRRLASKDRLNATLKEKAEEFERGMESLSIQLEVKTNELLDLRMQNEELRGHIKDMQRYSTDADQSFEMDNVRRARSPSPGLNVSEAASSIIDIQLKEANEESARLKDELSSIQRKLDEALQECQEFKSLNDLLNEKVSSLDEIKMALEITEDRLEKRQCQINILDMEKKNLQDELEKHKKDISAKEITLKETEETKLKLESHISSIAEELNKLKISLVTAEDTLAQTVTTKEVLVMQLSTADSKIDSLKNSLSIEAKKYQELTEDSEQKIRNLEENINSYLKDKCQLEETVSQLNEELKNLNQELDNKNSIVDSLNTKVTQLDDKIVNYSDEKRQLEETVTQKTEEIFELNKKLDDKKLAVDSLNAKLLNMEEDITRYLENKQELEHTIEQQANDLDKFNRDLDDTNSIIDSLNNKLEEFKKISENDSEVKLQLEEIISQQKQDLVQVNEIVEDKSSTIELLELEISELKKSVKKYSEDQQQLEDAIEYQKENLIKLKDELDNKNLIIDSLNSTLLQLEQTIVMYSEEKRELKKIIVDTNEDTRRLNRDLEAKNSTIDSLEAKILDLEKIIDKHSEDKRQLEEIIDRSNRDSIKLNDQLANKNSTIDSLNAKLTQLENSIKIHLQEKQNLCEIGEQQSRDLIKMTEELGDKNLLIDSMSDKLSDLEKNISIISCEKESLEKSMHALKNDLVNLNIEVDAKNSSIDLMNSKILQLESVVTSNSEEKKQLEEIVEQLNCNVVDLNKEIENKNLALDSLNIVLSESRDTIAKYLEEKHQLEEDIEQQRNELINLNMELEDRQSTIELMNNKFSQLEDVIATHVEDKKLLENSVEQQKSELMKLNEELERRQSTIELMNNNFLQLENINATYLEEKQQLQDTLVQQKSELIKLNEELGDKKLTIESMNDKLSQVEDINAIYLKEKQQLQDILEQQKSELMKLNEELGDKKLTIESMNDKFSQLEDAIATHLEDKKLLENSVEQQKGELVKLNEELESRQSKIELMNNKFLQLENINATYSEEKQQLQDTLEQRNSELMKLNTELGDKKLTIESMNDKFSHLEDVIAAHLEDKKLLENSVEQQKSELMKLNDELESRQSTIELMNNKFLQLENINATYLEEKQQLQDTLEQQKSELIKLNKEVEDKNSNIELLNIKISEVETKLNSKESALSSAETKICELNELREELQSQLVQEQKNIIICMDEKDKLQLRLDDLIKLDEKKSSAAQEKIQELKSQCEDLIAELAGTNSKISDQDNRLLDITTERNLLKNKLDDINKELESRKEETKTMELQIEELKQINERTVTGCQEREVASNELLNSVEKKLLSMQNTCETLKLDKKIQEESLAVLNSKLEQVTKEKIESELKMKEVIVNLQEVRASQEAVLDAQSKALADRSAELDAVKMEFAKLKGTLELEINEQKIQNKEKSDECEALKNSNDKNLKVVEELEFKLNAVNNEMKTLQEDHESLKKNLEKKIETSEAAVKATKENTEQLSEQLDIMATEKKNRSEYLSRLVREKKNLQNVLDKVISSRDNLEENLLSTQGSYVDALNKVKYIFNENNSACDELKYLEAQKQELEKLLKDISDRQSQTSKPLIKVLCRVSSWVEEKLSEIDVSVIKREFNESADTLADEKLTLEGEIEKNESICKDLDVVQKKINEFVNASMTYEANMKSGAVKREPSAEEKLQAQLEKITKEKKDIKEKLDAARVRNAKMEKNIDELRSENKKIKAEVSSSSSDKNSEVERLTVLIEQLEKRIESLDKEKEELENKLKDDDFDSKLKEVHNEYGLKLEKLKQKMKVAYNEQISKLQVEQDQAMAEKVAAMKTKMEQQCKKYSEDIARYKAHVSELSSQFWNVGEKLLAEQQEKETAQQRLREIQKKYQSAMQEANQSLALAHSQVNSSSLDRDFTYERSDAPRQSFRAVQLIEEETTTTRRHSVKSIQAMGNAFSVEDEEGEVFNNDFLTDLKEGKFRTAEPGPDFDRLSELRMRNSLCRPHLRSAYAVETHFHPFAITEEDIKSGPTNDETFNDSLSQSLLPGQKVKKKDRTQTSYKRPGPPTPSKNGGRLSLQGNELKSPNSRILRDRNSERRTTTTPKRLKDFFSTSLSRRQDENTPATPKGRRLSSIFRKPRAAERN